AAATAATGCAGAATGCGCCTCAGTTTCGCTTGGGTTTCTCCAAAGATAATCTTCCGGCCGGTTTTTATTTAAGCTATTCAAGAAATAAAGGCTTAATTTTATGTTTTGATGAAAAACGTGAAAAACAAGATCTCAGAGCACGCGCAGCTTTAGTTTTAAAAAAACGTAATCCATTTACGGTACAACTTCACCCAGCACGCTTGGAAAGTGAATTTAAAGGGGATTTTCGTCAGTTTAGAAAGACATTTAATGCAACATTATCCGATCCATTATCCGATCATGAGGCTTTAACGGTATGGAAATATCTAGTGCTAGAAGATAAGGATTCACTACGGATTAATAATGCTAGGGCCGTGCTAACTAAAAGGTTAACCGGCGATGCACTACGCGACGAAAATATTGCTACTAGCATACAATATTTTGATCTTAACCCTTCTGTTAAATCTATAACGGCGGGTGATTTTAAAGATTGCTTGGAAATAGTAAAAAAATGGGTCATAAATAAATATCCATCTATTTCTAGTGCATTAATTAACGATTTATTTGCCGCAGAGAGTGCTATCACTTTGACTGAGTCGAATCTCAAGGCATTTGGTCAGCTGTTTAATTTTTATGATATAGAAAATCAAGGACGAGACAATCAAGGGACACAACATTTCTTATTTCTTGCAAATCAAATCTATAAAAAATTTGGCGCTGATCATTTTGCCGTATGGAAAAAGCGATTTTTAGATAGTTCGCTAAATTGGTCAGAGTTATTGGATAAAGCAGAGATCGATGCTTATGCGCTCAGCATGGTTACTTTAAAAGATAAACCAGACTATCAAGTGCTATGGTGGAAATTAGTTGATGCGCATGGTGCAGCAACCGGTCAGATGCATTATGCAGATTTATGGTATGCCTTTCAAAAAGTACTGGACTTAGTTGAATCAAAGCAGCTTATTATTAATAAAGTTGCATTTTTCCAGTGTTTAGAGGGTAATGAGAATTTTCAGGCACAGGTATTCCTTGATAGGCTTTATCGTGTATTAAAAAGAGTCGATACTGAAGCGGCAGGCTATCAAATTCAGCAGGATATTTTAAATCATATAGCTCAGATAGATTGGCGCCATAATGGTTTTTATTATGCAAATCAATACGACGATTACCCTTACTGGCATGCACAGACAAAATTAACTGGATTTACTGCATCCTCTGCTGATAGTGATGAAAAAAGCTATGCTGTTAAATGGGATGGCGCAATTTCAGCTGATTTTATCGAGTTGCAAGCATTGCGTTATGCGAGTCAACGCATTCGGCTTGATTTTGCTGATTTTAATCGCTTTAGAGAAAACCTTTCCGCAGGCCTAGCTGAAATTGAAGGTGAAGAAAAACCATATCTTATAACGCGTATGTATCTGGCTTGTATTGCTTTAGGCGTTGATCGTGCAGAAGATCATTCCGCAACGGAAATATCCAGCTATTTTACCGCTTTGAAAAGTTGTGATATTGGAATTTTGCGGTGGATCAATCAGCAACTGGTTTTAGATGCTAATTTATTGACGGGCACCCTAAAAATCCGTTTTAGTGACATCGCGTTTTTGGCTAAGACCTTGTTAGAAAATCGTTCTTTGCCAAGCTTGAAAAAGTTATCTTCGGATGAATCCATTGTTTTTATTAATAACTGTGGACGTGCGATTCAATGCTATGGCGATGATAATAAAGATCAATTTGTTAAACTTATCCAGCTTGTATCGCAGAAAAAAGAATTAGCGCCGTTGCTAAACTACTATCCTTGGTTATTGAATGACATCGACCAAGGAAAGCAACCCTTTAAAGTAGTAAGAACAGATTCAAGGCAGCGAGATCAAGTGCTATTGCTTGAAAAACAACTACAGTCCATTGATTTTTCTACATCGCGTTATTTGCCTGAATATACAGAGCTTAAAAGTGCTTATGAATCTATCTCAAAGGCGAGCGATCCTGCGCGTGAAAGAAGACAAATAATAGAACAATGGGTGCAAAAAGGTTGTACTGTTGGCTATCAGGATGCTGATTTTAGACCACTTAACACGCAAGAATGTCAGGAAACTAAGAAATATGTAGAGAAAAACTTTTTTGAGGGGTTTAAAGCGCAAAATTTATCATTACTGAATAAATTAATGTCGCGCCTTGCGGTTAAGTCAGATCTAGACTGCCAGGAACAGATGAAAAACTTAGCTAAGTTTTTTATTCGCTTGGATAAAAAAATCCATTACAACGAAGTAGGGCAATTAATTGGCTGTTTATTAGAAAAAGTAAAGACATCTAATCCTAAGCTTTATTATTCGGTGCCACAATTAATAAGCTGGTTAAATTGCTTAATAGATAAAAATACCATCTCACAGCAGCATTATCCGGTAGATTTACTGAATACGGTACTGAACGAGGCTATTAAAAACCCTCATGCCAGTCTAATCAATGCGAGTTTAAATAAGCTTAAGGCCGTTGCTGAGATAAAGCAGCAAAAAGCGATTGATCGCGTGATGAGAAACGCACTACCTAGTTCATGTAAATCCACTTTAATTAAATTAATTTTACAAAACGGTATTGATAGCGCTCATATTGAGGAAGCAGAGCAGGTTTTATTGCATCTGCATGCAGCTAAGGCGAGTACGCATTGGTTAAGTAGCAGCAGTCAGCTGATTGAGGCAATGGCAGTAGAAAAATCATTTTGCTCGGAAGTGCTTGCTAGGGTTAGCAAAACGGCTGATCAAGTATTTCCTGATTTAGAGGGCGAATCTAATGACATTTTAACTTCATTATGGGCAGAAAGTCAGACTGCATTAATTCAATGGGTACAGAAAGGGTTAATAGATGCCACTGGCTTAAACCGTGTTTTTACAATCAGTGATACGGTAAAACAACCATACCTACAAATGATTTTAACGCAGGCGGTTAGCGATATAGATTTATCAAATAATAATAGAGACGTTATAAATCTCAAACTGGCGCTGACGAGCTTGCCTGTAGGCGAATTAAAAGCGCTTGCAGTCTATTATGCTGCCCCCCCTTATCCTGCTGTTAGCTTGCTTAAACGCTTAATGACTGAAAAGAAACTGCATTCGGCAGAAGAAATCATTCATCATTATGAATCCGTAGAGCAAGCAAGAAAAGCCGATGGAAGTTCTAAGCGGCATTACAGTCTTAGTTTGGAAGATAAAGAAAGTTTAGATCGGGTGTTGCAAGGGATAAAGCGTAAAGGACAAACGCAGCTGAGCAATAACGAACAAAAAAAATTGCTTAATCTTTTTTATTACACTAATAGCTATGCTGAAGCGGAACAATTGCATCTCAAGCCAATGCAAGATTTACAAAAAATTCTGCAGCAAAACTTGCTAGGATTAAAAGCAGCGTTTTCTGCTGAGAGCAAGCATCAGAGCTCAGCGCGTTTATTGGCCTGTATGCGGGAAATTTTACTGCGTAAATCGGGCAAATGGGCAAATCACACACAAATGCTGGATTTAATTTATGCAGCACTTTATAACGATGAAAGTTTGCTGCATCAAGTTCGTACCGGACAAGGGAAAAGCATTATCACGGTGATGCGTGCTAGCTATTTGGCGTTAACCGGTTTTGTAGTGGATGTATTCAGTGCTAAAGAAAGTCTATCAAAACGCGATCATGAAGAGTTTGCGCCGGTATTGGATGCGATGGGTATTCAACATGCCTATATTGCCGAAAGTTCTGCAGCAGAGGCTTATAAAGTAGCTTCTTCTTTAGAGAATATGGGTACAGTAGGTGCTATCAATTATGCGACTATCGGTAATTTTAGCTTGTTTCAATCCAGGCATATCTGGCAAGGCGAGCAGGCAATTAATCTTTATACCAATAATCGTGTTGCCTTTTTAGATGAATGTGACCATGTTTTAAAGGACGAGAAAACACAGTTTAATTATTCAGATAGCCGAGACAGTGATGCGGTTTATAATTTAGATGAATGGGTTTATAGAGCGGCTTACGATTTTTATTTGCAAAATAAACAGGACTTTGAATCTGATCCGCGTATCTCACGTGATAAACATCTGAAGCCGTTATGTCGCTATTTGCAAGAATGTCTTAAACAAGCGCCTAAACAATCTACTTTTTTTCAGAAATATATTATTCCAGCTTTGGATAATAATGCTGAAGCGCTTGAAAAACGTGATCAAAAATTAAAGCAATTGCTGACGGCTGCACATACGGCGGATGGTTTAAAAGAAGGTGTTCATTTCTGTAAAAGGCCTGAATTAAAAACATTGGCTGGCAATACGGTTGTTCATACGCGTTTTGCTAAAGTAGTGATTGATAATCAAATTAGACAAGGTTCTACCTATAGTGATTTAGTGCAGCAATTTTTACATGTACGCTTAAATAAAGAAGCGACAGTTGCTGGCGAAACGCCGAATTATTTTGTTGAACCTTGTACAGAAATTGCTTTATCGGAAAATGCGCCTTATTTACTGAAAAAATATTACTGTAAATTAGAAGGTTGTACCGGTACAGCAGGGAATCAGCATGATCTAGAGACTTATGAAGCGGTTTATGGGATTAAGCATGTCGTAAAACCACCGAGTCACGAGGAAATAAGAACAGAATTTTTACCGAGTGAGTTTTGTGAGTCTGAACAGGCGCAAATCGAGAGCTTAGTAGCTAAGATTATTCGCCATAATGATCAACCGATATTAATTACCTGTGAAGATGATATTGCCCTTAAACGTATTGCTACAAAAATAAATGCGCAATTGAAATTAGTGCAGCCTGATTATAATGCTAGCGCTATTGTCGTCGATACGAATGATAGTGGTAAAACAGAAAGTCAGATTGTGCCAGATGCTGGGCGTAAGGCTGCAGTAACGATTAGTTCACGTTTAGGGCGCGGCACCGATATAAAACCAGAATCAGAAAAAGTTCTGATGGTATTACGCACCTATGCAACCAGCCCACGTGTCACCAAGCAGGAATATGGACGCCAAGGACGTAATGGTGCGCGAGGAACGTGTCAAGATATTTTTGATATTTCGACCATACACAAGCAATACAGTGGATTTTCTAATTCTCCACATTATAAAAAAAGACTCGAAGAGATTAGGCAGGAACAGTCTACCCATTTAGATGAAAAGATAAATAAACATAATAATAAGGACTCTGAAAAATTTGCTTGGTTATCTAACGCAAGCAGTCGTGAAAACTATATTAAAGTGCGTTCGGTGGTGCAATTAAGCGCTGAAATTAAGCAACAACAAGAGGATTTTTTACGTCGCAAAGAGTTTATGATTGCATCAATGACGGGTAATGTTAAGCAGGTATTGCATCAATATATCGGTAAAGCAATTCCTCAGCATGCAGAATTGAGTGATGCTTGGCTAGACAGTCGAAAAAAATAGAAGCTATTTGGAATGCACGTCTTACTGGAAAATCAGGTGATAGTGACGAAGTCTATCAAGAATTTTTCGACAAAGCGGCGAAGGAGTGGGAAATATTTTGTGCGCGGTATATGGATCTGGATTGCTTTTTATTATTGGATTTTATACCTAAAGCTAGCACAGCGCTTAGAACTGATTCATTAGCAGAGAAAGCAGAAAAACAAGCCACAGCAGATTTAAATTTCTGGAAAGAAAAGCTTGATAAAAAAAGTTTATCGGCAGGAGATAAAGAGAGACTACAGAGTTTACGTAAAGACCTGCGAAAAAAGTTAGTTGTTTATCATCCAGATAAAACAGATAAAAATAGTGATTATCCCGAGCTTATAAAGGTACTTACAAGTTTAAATACCTTAATTAATAATTGTTTAGCTGCGATTACTTTTACTGAAGTGCCAGCCGATCAACCTGCTGAGCTATCCAATGTAATGGAAACGCATTCATCAAAAGGCGCTATTATTCCGTATAGCCCATTGCCAGGGCAAAATACAGCACATGAAGCGGATAGAGAGACCGTCATTAATTTTTACCAGCAATGGTTAGTCGGTGTAGAGAAATACCTGCTTAGAGAAAATGCTGAGCTTGTAGCAGCGTTTTATACAGACCTAGATAAGCTTTACAGGCAATTATACGCTGCGAGTATAGACTCATCTAATAATACAGCAGTACTTCAACAAGAAAAGAACCGTATTGTGTTATTTGCCGGGTTAACAGAAATAGTGCAAAACGCTTCGGCATACCGTGTTTCTTGTAGTGCATGGACAGCGTTAGTTGAAGTATTAAGCGCCGCAGGCGATGAGCATGTTGCTAACTATGTCAAATTTGCGCAGTGTTTTTTCAGTCAACCATGGCTTACTAAAAAACCATATAGCGAGTTAAGTGCAGAGGATATAGCGAAAAATGATGCTCTGCTTAAACTAATGATGAATATTATTAAAACAGCGTATGTTGCACCTGATTTTTTACAGTTTACTGAGCGCTTTACACAGGCCGTGTATAGTTATTTTTGGAATCATTTTAGCAATATAAAATATATTGAAGAGGTATTTGCAAGGGATCCAAACGTCACAAAATTATTAATGTGTCACACGAATAAAGCTGATATTGCTGATATTCTTAATCTACTGAGCAACCTGGATGGTGACTCAGAGGTTCGGGTAGTACAGTTATTAAGCTACCTTGAGGAAAATGCAGCAGCGTTAGAGAAGACACCTCATGTGATCATGCCTTTGTTTAGTATATGTTTGGCGCCAAACCAAGAGGGATTGAGTTATCTACCTGCGCCGGATTGTTTGTCTGAAGTATCGGCTGTGGGGCAGGGAGATTTCTGGTATTTTTTAAGCCGGCGTTTAGCAATAAGCCAAGCTGACTGTGAAGAATTAATTCGATTATTAAACAGCCAGACAAAAGATTCGGCGTTTTTGGAAAAAAGCTTTAGACCGTTGGTAAATTTACCGGCGCATGTTCCCTTAAGCTATATTAATGAACATCTGAAATTTGTGCAGGGTAGAAACGCTTCCAAATATTGTGAAAATAGCATAATAGCGGTTAAAGAGGCAGGTGATGCCTTAAATAGTTTTTTATCTCAACAAGGGATAATACCGCCAGCGGTAGAGTATACAATAGTGGTAGCTCCGGATAAAAAAGCGCTTTATAACGCTTATTTAAATTGTTTTGAAAGTATGTCGCCAAAGCAAAATCATATGTTTTTTAGCTTGCTAGCAAAATATTCAAATATTCCACATGAAATACAGTTAATTTTGGCTGAAAATTTTGCTAATAAAAAAATAAATTGCTTAGCATTGCTTGAAAATAGCTTTCTTTTATTTAACGACATACGTGAATTATCTCAAGCTAATCAAACCAAATTACGCGATATTTTTTTAGAGATTTTAAATGCGGATCCTGAGGAAATTGAGCCATGCCTGAAGCAGATGCGCGCGTTTGTTTCGTGCATCAAAAATGCTAAGGTAGTGAATAGCGATATACTAGGCCATTTACTCAAGCAGTGGGAAAAGTTAAGTCATGATCCGCAATGCTATTCAACTGTTTTAGAAATTTTGAAGCAAATTGATAGCTATATACAAAAATATCCTAGTGCAAAAGCGTTTATGCTTGAATACGTGGATAGTATTACTGGTCGAAATGTATCTGAACTTGGCTATGATTTGCAATTATTGAAAGTAAGCAATGATGCTAAAGTGAATAGCGGTATACTAGGCTATTTGCTCAAGCAGTGGAAAGATTTAAGTCAGGATCCGCAATGGTATTCAACTGTTTTAAAAATTTTGGAGCAAATTGATAGTTATACACAAAAATATCCTACTGAAAAGGAGTATATGCTTAGTTACTTGGATAGCATAGCTAATCGAAGTAGGCATAGACTTGAAGGTGATTTGGCTTTCTTTAAAGACAGCAATGCGCTCAAAGACAAAAAAATTCCAGAAAAGGCTATCGTAACGCTACGTGAAGACTATTTTAAAATAAATACGCCTAGCATTGAGGCGCTGCCACAGGCTTTTGCCGTGCTTTGTGAGGCAAATCAATTAGCTAATAATAAAAATTACGCAGATTATTTCTCTGATTTTTCTACCAAGAATCAAGGAAAAAGACAGCAAATTATGCAGTATTTGCACCATGGGCTGCTTAATTTAGGTGATTCATTTAGTGATAAATGTTGGCGATATTATCTGGATCTCATGAAGAAACAACTTGGCTCTATTCCAGATAAAATAAGCAAAGACTACCAGGCTCGGTTGTCAGTGACGCATTGTTTTCAACGCTTAATGAGTGTAACAAGAGAGCTTGCTACGCTGGCTAGATCGCCGTTTGCGGCGGCCGATAACAGTGTTGATAATGCGCCTACGAATGCAGAGTTTTTAACGCAACGTCAACAGTATATCGCTAGCCAACGCGCTCGTTATTCCAGTTTTTGGTTTACTAATAAGTTGCGCAAAGAGCAAGCAAATAACTTCTTTGACGCACTTGAAAGTTTAGACAGTGAGGATTCTGCTGATTCAATAGACCGTGTTTATTTATTTAGTTTTAAGCAGATATTGCAAACACAACGAGATATTTTGCAAAGCGATAGCGATGTCTATAAAAACAAATCAAAAATACATAATAAAAAAGGTTATAGTCGTCTTTATGATATAACAGTACAGATGTTTTTGCGTACGGCACACGATTGTTTGAAAAATGATCAGGTCAGTTTAGATACGAAAAATAACTTAAATGACTTATTACAAGAACAATTAGCATTCCAAATTAAAATATTGCATGAGCGTTTGTCTGAGCATGCTAAATTAAAAGCATTAGCAGAAAAAATGCCTATCGCAGATGAATGGCTTCCGGGCTCAGTAGAGTTAAAGGCTTTAAAACATTTCATTAAGGATCAATATGATAATGTTCCTAAGCACTTACGCTATTTACTTGAGAATATTAATAATTTAACGCAGCTAAAGGATGATGTGCCGTTGCAGCGTACCTTGCACAGAGGTCATGCTTAGTAAGCCAACGAGCCGTGATAAGCGGGTTTGTGAGAGGAGGCCGAAGCAAGGTGTGCATTTGGCTTCCCCTTTGGGTGATGCGTTAAATTTGCTCATATTTGCATTATGTTTGATTAAAGCTACACTTTACTAAAGCTCCGCTGGATTGCGCTTGAAGTTTGATCCTAAAAGGTTGGGGATTGTCTTGACGCATGGTGTGCAAGTCTACCTCGAGTAGGAAGCCTAAAGTGCATCACATATCGCCATTATAGCTTAGTCGCTTTCAAGTAGATTAAGACACCAGCGGAACTTTTACTTTATTTGTTTTATCCTCGGTATTATCTGCGGGGGAGCCAATTTCTTTTTCAATAGTATCTAATTCAGCCATCAAATTATCTATTAGCTTTTTACTTGTGACACGCTTCGTCAGATCCATTCTAAGTATTGTCCCAAAGAAGAAACCACTACCCCATTTGCTTCTATATTCTGATAGTTTATCCTGGCTCTCTATAATGGATCTTCGGATATTAGTGATAGCTTGGAGGAGAGCGTCTTTATTCAGATTGGGTGTTTGAAGCGTTGAAAGAAGCGTTGAAAACTGTATTCCAATATTAGAAAGCAGCCCCGCTTTCTGCGCTGCAATGGTACTTTTTTCTTGAGCCAAGCGCCGAACTTGATTACGCAGAGGTTCTTCTAATAGTGTTTTTATTTTTACTGAGAGATAATTGGGTAGCGGGATAACATTAGCGTCGCGGATTTTCGGTATGGTAGGTACATTAACGGTTTCTGGCAGTGGTTCTTCTTTAAGTAATTCATTAAATTTCTTCACATTAGCCTTAGCTTTTTTTAGCTCTTCTGCATATTCTGCATCGAATTTATCATTATAAATAACATCAGGCTGTTTTTCTTTAGGCATGAAACCCTCTCTTTTTTATTGTTAGTGTTAAGTAAACAAAGCTTAATAATCGAGTGATAAGCCCCCATCGATAGCAATAATTTGGCCGGTAATATAGTTAGCGTGCTGGATCAGAAAGGTAACGGCATCGGCAATATCATCCGGAGTTCCAGCACGTTTTAGTGCGGTGCGGCCAACGATTTTTTCACGTAATGTTGGATTAAATTCAGTTTCATCGTCTGGCCAAAGTGCAATACCGGGGGCAACGCCATTTACTCTGACGGAAGGTCCTAACTCTTTGGCTAAGCATTTGGTGAGCATCACCAGGCCAGCCTTTGCGACACAATAAACTGGATATTTTCTCAGAGGACGTTGGGCTTGGATATCAACTAAATTAATAATACAGCCTTTTTGCTTTTTTAAGTGAGGTAGGGCAGCTTGGGATAAAAAAAGTGGGGCTTTTAAATTGCTTCCTAATAAGTCATCCCAGCTCTTTTCAGTAATTTCACCGAAGAGTGTGGGGTAAAAGCTAGAGGCATTATTGATCAGAACATCTAATTTTCCCCATTGTTCAATGACTTTTTTGACTAAATCAGGATAAGCGGCCGTATTTTGTAGTTCAGCTTGTAAGGTAATAGCGGTATCATGCTGTTGTTGATTGAGTTCTTGTGCCAGTGCTTCAGCTTCAGTGGCTGAGCGGCGATAATGGATGGCCACGCGCATGCCTTGGCGATGACAATGCCGAGCAATCGTTGCGCCTACGCGCTTTCCAGCGCCGGTGATTAGGACGACTTTAGAATCTGTATTAGAATTATGCATCTTAAATTTTACCTGTATCACGAGAATGACGACAAAAACACTTAGCTGTTTGCCATCTCTTAATTCCACGCATCAAGCGCAAAGCGAAGCGCTGCGTCAATTAATCATCCATGCGATTCAGCAGGATAAAACCCAATCAATCAGTTTTGCGCGCTTTATGGAACTAGCATTGTATGAACCGCAATTGGGTTATTATACCGCGAGTTTAAATAAATTGGGTGAGCAGGGTGATTTTGTCACGGCACCGGAAATTTCGCCGTTATTTGCCCAATGTCTAGGACAGCAATGTCAGGAAGTACTTGGGCAGTTAGGTGGTGGTGATATTTTAGAGATTGGTGCAGGAACCGGTAAGATGGCACAAGATCTTTTATTATTCTTAGAAAAAAAGGGTGCTTTACCCATACAATATAAAATTTTAGAAATTAGTCCGGATTTGAAACAGCGCCAACAGCATAAGCTAAAATCGCAAATTCCACATTTATTTCCTTTGATTGAATGGCTAGATGATTGGCCTGATAGGCCGTTAACGGGAGTTATTATTGCGAATGAAGTGGTAGATGCCTTGCCCGTGCATAAATTTTTATGGACCGAAAATAGCATTCAAGAAATGCGTGTGGTACATACCGAAAATAATTTTACTTGGCATTATGCACCGCTTGCATCAGTGCAGCAGACCAGCCGTTTAGCGCAGCTAAAATTAAATTATTTTAATGAAACCGTTCGATATGAGTCTGAAGTTTGTTTGGGCTTATCGGATTGGATGAGGAAGCTGAGTGCCGCTTTACAGCGAGGGTTGATATTGATTATTGATTATGGGTTTCCAGCGCATGAGTACTATCATCCAGACCGCCGTTTAGGTACATCAATGTGCTATTATCAGCATCGTGGACATAGCAATCCTTTTGTCTTGGTTGGGTTGCAGGACCTAACAGCCTCCGTTGATTTTAGTTTGCTGGCCCGTTATGCCGTGGAAACAGGCTTGGACTTGGCTGGATTTACATCACAGGCGGCTTTTTTGATTAATAGTGGTTTGTTACAACATATGGAAGAGTGTTATAATATAATCGCAGCAGTCGATCTTAATCGACAAGTGCATTGTTTAACTTCGCCGAATGAAATGGGTGAGTTAATTAAGGTAATAGGGTTAACTCGTGGGTATCAGACAACGTTACAAGGCTTTCTGCAGTATGACAAGCGGGCTCGTTTGTAAGTTTATTTTGATACATAATAGTAATATGTTTAGCTTTTTATATAATAAAAATAAGGGAAAAGTTTATGGTGAATAGAACAATGTTCTCTGCTGAAAAGGGGAAAGCCCTGGTGAGAGGAAAGGCCTCAGTTATCGATAAAGTTAAAAAAGTGACTGAGGGCATTAAAGATTTGCGCAGTTCTATCATGCGGTTAATTAAGGTCCTTCTTTTAGATAAATCGGGGTCTAAAACACCGGTTATTGATGCTTTAAAAAAGGGGGCTAACAATCTAAACGAGATGGAAAACAGTCTTGAGTCAACTGTCTCGCCACTTAATAGCACCGGCATTAAGTACAATAAATAGGTTTTATATGCCTTATTCAGAACAAGAAATAGAGATTGCTAGAGAAGTAAAAAAAATATTAGACAAAGGTATTCAAGAAGGTCCCTGGCAAGCTAATTTATTTCTAAAAGGTATAAAAAAAAAATTAGAAGAATTACACAGTCAATTTGAAGCAGATATTGGTCTAGATCACTTGAAGCGAGACGCCAGTAGCGGCAATAGCTCGTTGACTCGACCGCTGCATAATACCACTGAAAT
This is a stretch of genomic DNA from Candidatus Rickettsiella viridis. It encodes these proteins:
- a CDS encoding pteridine reductase is translated as MHNSNTDSKVVLITGAGKRVGATIARHCHRQGMRVAIHYRRSATEAEALAQELNQQQHDTAITLQAELQNTAAYPDLVKKVIEQWGKLDVLINNASSFYPTLFGEITEKSWDDLLGSNLKAPLFLSQAALPHLKKQKGCIINLVDIQAQRPLRKYPVYCVAKAGLVMLTKCLAKELGPSVRVNGVAPGIALWPDDETEFNPTLREKIVGRTALKRAGTPDDIADAVTFLIQHANYITGQIIAIDGGLSLDY
- a CDS encoding class I SAM-dependent methyltransferase, translating into MTTKTLSCLPSLNSTHQAQSEALRQLIIHAIQQDKTQSISFARFMELALYEPQLGYYTASLNKLGEQGDFVTAPEISPLFAQCLGQQCQEVLGQLGGGDILEIGAGTGKMAQDLLLFLEKKGALPIQYKILEISPDLKQRQQHKLKSQIPHLFPLIEWLDDWPDRPLTGVIIANEVVDALPVHKFLWTENSIQEMRVVHTENNFTWHYAPLASVQQTSRLAQLKLNYFNETVRYESEVCLGLSDWMRKLSAALQRGLILIIDYGFPAHEYYHPDRRLGTSMCYYQHRGHSNPFVLVGLQDLTASVDFSLLARYAVETGLDLAGFTSQAAFLINSGLLQHMEECYNIIAAVDLNRQVHCLTSPNEMGELIKVIGLTRGYQTTLQGFLQYDKRARL